A portion of the Bactrocera neohumeralis isolate Rockhampton chromosome 2, APGP_CSIRO_Bneo_wtdbg2-racon-allhic-juicebox.fasta_v2, whole genome shotgun sequence genome contains these proteins:
- the LOC126766471 gene encoding uncharacterized protein LOC126766471 isoform X2 has product MAALLQELDIFELCPLITNLNCKLSTVSEYDARKQLLCLVSEENDIVLRYTSEGGQEVLKLVSWFRRTNRVIHDVCFDPSGTWLLVLCFDNTLHIVPALAVVDKTFMEPSNSTHPPQQPYSTTQITSYIIPFVGPHECPNSKRCPNQATFSETISKQPPPVIPTAAAAEDKADSVCDEQEKHEAGAESEQLADTEKISTSRESIAQASQLLVEVEVNIEPKLPANINLDAYSHDVPPSMLASTAPPNVVEDKTGNSQVMATSFMASVTCPYPLAVVWWQTIDGVNRAVIGYSDGSICFVGLSPNCPFVASTAIDTGSVVKLLICKDSTFESVMLLITSSLKQQFKLLLEQKAIKYIYPGEISPSAVHGRDSDWQIVMPLKTQSNCSDPASDNSALDEDVFLRNDEIPSTSAAAATCGGPAQPCHSLRRSVIIPGTHTPMSKTAMPPPPPPYSVAINRHSDTAPTTSTNALGGNIAPATNTSASSSGSGSVPTTMSIGNGNSATGIRFTQQQLPELDDVNARAGILPAARARLASLKSLGTKKLNAIKMRLSDNRHKLEDYVSENTLGNFAIMDSPSLTPEVLNNSNGSFYTIQNLRNTYLLSALHSHTNNLTVHNIDINLKPLFLYKIPKNCYDILISSNLLYTIQYVDINAGDNAKECADLTNAERNTEKENRDTDTEKEEVIDLCEGNDTLLADINSAGSFSADTSATTSGPSTSDSLSHCNAINAVGVISSAMATLRAGDDDCFNGASQLTIFRFENETVLNLYQMATYRSSEPSEIITKEEKAKAFDFKDIRSPMDYVQFYEHADVKEEYSLRQMEIMKHEFPKINYDPCYVVTNKNVYYIQLKKEPFAIFLDSALAGEWKQCREFCNTFDLTYEACIEFAGDYLLRRKRVTQALVTYNSARIKPIRTALKLAMFGQTCALMHLCAMALKTTYLLKSRYFSSPIIKTLLKDITYRHSEDVRIILPLTAAKNSDVLINEGISASDYNYGLDDSLSNLQMSPSSQFHLANLLLISLAERAVNDKNYLPLWNFLVTNTKYHTNMTSIVLCQSGLFSSALVLAKTRGVCIDTFLALTSVVGQEFGWYTEMNVCLYNLSEPIFAETITYLPQVAVDYFGFIQDKLPNIRHCVLERLEHQLNPFSAVLRPMVSHTSSGHVEHNINDNKTFLFDFCKNLIETYLAVLIHMESQRSKSEHITNALSTFRITYEDNQFAIETSRFKPISAGCAHCACVVDGVAYFWGSNGVPCNYSVNKSSDPPEPPHAVKSLDLLSQLNLEVHTVKCGRQHTLVLTNNGLYAFGNNNLLQLGIGRDMQVSLQPMMLRAFDGKNITIIEAGQYHNAAVADGLLYTWGWGIYGQLGHGNCENVAEPKIVAFFKTKKVLQVSLGHAHSVVLCQTANNPNATELYVFGSNHFGQLGIGSGPSGVEGQSNTSADDEMHCASQVKSLVPIKLFVCDERIRLIHTKFFSNLAVDENGRMYTWGSSPQALRLANQIKRRANAKQKMEEHQRREMSKQFEATLPSENASAPCAAPSTSKSAYAEAPKSMVAEVASSILTDIVDENVTSSASNTDNTRETDAASESTTDSAFKEPELIKVLATTVTAEQEEVDELKDENVKEIIVEGIAHAETEITIQLVNEVVEEFVEEVKPMVAQPLKSLNPLKPATEELAAKHTDTPAPTIAITAPPPTSTSTATATNVTTEGDPCEHMTPHLVDTTEVAGQILQISSGLFHFALISSTCTLYTWGKNLEHQLGTGDKERRAVSKPSPVDCVDRPMYVDCGADFTLVMTTEFMVKAFGGNSNGQCGRDLGPSIDKMKQRVVCLPTTKRLMRFESQCVDVPVEINLPRPRIRLESEPVRYLKSIPKYQPQFMLEAGINFDNALNFERPSPSNQYKSTTQADSSENVVTGQDSDDMISSLENLSNNEANDGCSLNFSLLPSSGAAGALPLAAATADDAQHSAAVDDLTPDEQSYARLPVTENSDASGVCVAGQQSAEQCPLVATAKHDANDDAQTPTQAAGSQSTLTSNAPVEAEETVEDDVNLQQLRQYIHYCLYVFHGLYNPDRVCDFSKERLEYRIRTLMLNFKFVDAFVLCLQNCNSSGKAMKIFAYFSKDTGSVPLRRQDVKYLIYYLLKHFMAQKFDMLECERFFLGDLDYYLLELSYVLFFNNNNTMLERNLNEKFKSYFAQEESQLNQNQNDDEQVQHKLDDTDVIFDSLSVKFKTIVCQRLMQHCNN; this is encoded by the exons ATGGCTGCGTTACTACAAGAGTTAGATATTTTCGAACTGTGTCCGCTTATTACcaatttaaattgcaaattatCAACGGTCAGTGAGTATGATGCACGCAAACAATTGTTATGTCTCGTCTCGGAGGAAAATGACATAGTGCTGCGCTACACCAGCGAAGGTGGGCAGGAAGTGCTGAAATTAGTTTCCTGGTTTCGTCGCACTAATCGTGTAATTCATGACGTTTGCTTTGATCCATCCGGTACTTGGTTATTAGTGTTAT GTTTCGACAATACGCTGCACATTGTACCCGCCCTCGCTGTGGTCGACAAAACTTTCATGGAGCCATCGAACTCGACTCACCCGCCGCAACAGCCATACAGCACAACACAAATTACCTCATACATCATACCGTTTGTGGGACCACATGAGTGCCCCAACTCAAAAAGGTGCCCCAATCAGGCCACCTTCAGTGAAACCATCTCAAAGCAACCGCCACCTGTTATACCAACTGCCGCTGCTGCAGAGGACAAAGCAGATAGCGTATGCGATGAGCAGGAAAAGCATGAAGCTGGAGCTGAAAGTGAGCAGCTAGCCGACACTGAAAAGATCTCCACATCACGGGAAAGTATCGCTCAAGCGTCACAACTGCTCGTAGAAGTTGAGGTGAATATAGAGCCAAAACTGCCAGCCAACATAAATCTTGATGCGTATAGCCATGATGTGCCCCCCAGTATGTTGGCGTCTACAGCGCCACCGAATGTTGTCGAAGATAAAACGGGCAATAGTCAGGTTATGGCTACATCGTTTATGGCCTCGGTTACTTGCCCCTACCCGTTAGCTGTTGTTTGGTGGCAAACTATAGATGGTGTCAATCGCGCTGTTATCGGCTATTCCGACGGTTCCATTTGTTTTGTGGGTTTGAGTCCAAATTGCCCGTTCGTTGCGAGCACGGCAATTGATACCGGCTCTGTGGTGAAGTTGCTCATCTGCAAGGACAGCACTTTTGAGAGCGTTATGTTGCTg ATCACCTCATCGTTAAAACAGCAGTTCAAATTACTTCTTGAACAGAAAGCCATCAAATACATATACCCAGGCGAGATCTCACCCAGCGCGGTACACGGACGCGATAGTGACTGGCAGATTGTTATGCCGCTGAAGACACAAAGCAATTGCTCTGATCCAGCATCGGACAACAGCGCGTTGGATGAAGACGTTTTCTTAAGAAACGATGAAATTCCCAGCACTTCAGCGGCGGCAGCGACGTGTGGTGGTCCAGCGCAGCCTTGCCATTCACTGCGCCGTTCTGTCATAATACCCGGCACGCACACACCTATGTCGAAAACAGCAATGCCACCACCACCTCCACCCTATTCGGTAGCGATCAATCGCCACTCGGACACCGCGCCCACAACGAGCACCAACGCTCTAGGTGGCAACATAGCTCCCGCAACAAATACTAGCGCAAGCAGCAGTGGCAGCGGCAGCGTGCCCACTACCATGAGCATTGGCAATGGCAACTCAGCGACAGGTATACGTTTCACACAACAACAGCTGCCCGAATTGGACGATGTGAATGCACGTGCTGGCATTTTGCCAGCGGCGCGCGCACGTCTCGCCTCATTGAAGAGCCTGGGCACAAAGAAGCTGAATGCCATCAAAATGCGTCTCTCCGATAATCGGCATAAACTTGAAGATT ATGTGTCTGAAAATACTCTTGGCAACTTCGCCATCATGGACTCACCATCGCTGACGCCCGAAGTGTTGAACAACTCCAACGGTTCCTTCTATACCATACAGAATTTGCGCAACACCTATTTGCTAAGCGCACTACACAGTCACACAAACAATCTCACCGTGCATAATATTGATATTAATTTGAAACCGTTATTTCTCTATAAAATCCCGAAGAACTGCTATGATATTTTAATCAGCTCAAATTTGCTTTACACCATACAATATGTCGATATAAATGCTGGCGATAATGCGAAAGAATGCGCGGACCTAACGAATGCCGAACGCAATACGGAGAAGGAGAATCGCGACACCGATACCGAGAAGGAAGAAGTCATCGATCTATGCGAAGGCAATGACACGCTGCTCGCGGATATCAATTCGGCTGGTTCATTTAGTGCGGACACGAGTGCAACCACCAGCGGACCGTCCACCAGCGACAGCTTATCGCACTGTAATGCGATAAATGCGGTGGGCGTGATAAGCAGCGCAATGGCCACTTTGCGTGCAGGCGATGATGAT tgctTCAACGGCGCTTCACAGCTGACCATATTTCGCTTTGAGAATGAGACTGTGCTGAATCTCTATCAAATGGCAACCTATCGCTCGAGTGAGCCCAGCGAAATTATCACGAAGGAAGAAAAAGCCAAAGCGTTCGATTTCAAGGATATACGCTCACCCATGGATTATGTGCAGTTCTATGAGCATGCCGACGTGAAGGAGGAGTACTCGCTACGTCAAATGGAAATTATGAAGCATgagtttccaaaaattaattacgATCCCTGCTACGTGGTTACCAACAAGAATGTATACTACATACAATTAAA GAAGGAGCCGTTCGCCATCTTCCTAGATTCTGCGCTGGCGGGTGAATGGAAACAATGTCGTGAATTCTGCAACACCTTTGATCTCACCTACGAGGCGTGCATAGAGTTTGCCGGTGATTATCTGCTGCGTCGCAAGCGCGTCACACAAGCCCTGGTCACGTACAACTCGGCGCGCATCAAACCCATACGCACCGCGCTCAAATTGGCCATGTTCGGACAGACATGTGCGCTTATGCATCTCTGTGCCATGGCGCTGAAGACGACCTACTTGCTGAAGTCGAGATATTTCAGCAGTCCCATAATTAAAACGTTACTTAAAGATATTACATATCGTCATTCGGAAGATGTGCGCATAATACTTCCGCTGACGGCCGCTAAAAATTCAGATGTGTTGATAAATGAGGGCATATCGGCCAGTGACTATAACTATGGCTTGGATGACTCGCTTAGCAATCTACAAATGTCGCCATCGTCCCAATTTCATTTGGCCAATTTGTTGTTGATATCTTTAGCGGAGCGTGCGGTGAATGATAAGAACTATTTGCCGCTGTG GAATTTCCTTGTGACCAATACGAAATATCACACCAATATGACAAGCATTGTGCTGTGTCAGAGCGGTCTCTTCTCGTCGGCGTTGGTTTTGGCGAAGACGCGTGGTGTTTGTATTGACACATTTTTGGCGCTGACCAGCGTTGTGGGACAGGAATTCG GCTGGTACACAGAGatgaatgtgtgtttgtataatTTGAGTGAACCAATTTTCGCCGAGACGATCACCTATTTGCCGCAAGTCGCTGTGGACTATTTTGGTTTCATACAGGATAAACTACCTAATATAAGGCACTGCGTACTTGAG CGCTTGGAACATCAATTGAATCCTTTCTCCGCCGTACTGCGTCCAATGGTGTCGCACACTTCCTCCGGCCACGTGGAGCACAATATAAACGACaataaaacgtttttatttgatttttgtaaaaatctcaTCGAAACATATTTAGCTGTACTCATACACATGGAATCTCAACGCTCCAAGAGCGAACACATAACGAACGCATTGTCGACGTTCCGCATCACTTACGAAGACAATCAG TTTGCAATCGAAACATCACGCTTTAAACCCATCTCAGCCGGTTGTGCGCACTGTGCTTGCGTTGTGGACGGTGTTGCCTACTTTTGGGGTTCTAATGGAGTGCCTTGCAATTATAGCGTTAACAAGTCTTCCG ATCCACCAGAGCCGCCACACGCCGTTAAGAGCTTGGACCTACTATCACAATTGAATCTGGAGGTGCATACCGTGAAGTGCGGCCGCCAGCATACGCTAGTGTTAACGAACAACGGG TTGTATGCGTTTGGCAACAATAATCTGCTCCAGCTGGGCATTGGGCGCGACATGCAAGTCTCGCTGCAGCCAATGATGTTACGTGCTTTCGATGGCAAGAACATAACGATCATCGAAGCGGGTCAATATCACAACGCTGCAGTTGCGGATGGGCTCTTGTACACCTGGGG TTGGGGCATTTACGGGCAACTTGGGCATGGCAATTGCGAGAATGTGGCCGAACCGAAAATAGTTGCATTCTTCAAAACGAAA AAAGTACTCCAAGTATCCTTGGGGCATGCGCACAGCGTGGTGCTCTGTCAGACGGCCAACAATCCGAACGCCACCGAATTATATGTGTTTGGTTCCAATCATTTTGGTCAGTTGGGTATTGGCTCTGGTCCTAGCGGTGTGGAAGGACAGAGCAACACTTCGGCTGATGACGAAATGCATTGCGCTAGTCAAGTGAAGAGTTTAGTGCCCATTAAACTGTTCGTGTGCGACGAAAGAATAAGACTGatacataccaaatttttttcaaac TTAGCTGTCGATGAGAATGGACGCATGTACACGTGGGGTTCCTCACCGCAAGCGCTGCGCTTAGCCAATCAGATCAAGCGACGTGCAAATGCGAAACAAAAAATGGAGGAACACCAACGTCGTGAAATGAGCAAGCAGTTCGAGGCTACATTGCCCAGTGAGAATGCAAGCGCACCTTGCGCGGCACCGTCCACGTCCAAAAGTGCATATGCCGAGGCGCCAAAATCTATGGTCGCTGAGGTCGCCAGCAGCATACTTACGGATATAGTGGACGAAAACGTAACGTCAAGCGCCAGCAACACTGATAATACTCGGGAGACTGATGCGGCGTCAGAATCGACTACAGACAGCGCCTTTAAAGAACCTGAACTCATTAAAGTTTTAGCCACCACAGTGACGGCCGAGCAGGAGGAGGTTGACGAACTGAAAGACGAAAACGTGAAGGAAATAATTGTTGAAGGCATTGCCCACGCCGAAACCGAGATAACCATACAGTTGGTGAACGAAGTGGTGGAAGAGTTTGTCGAGGAAGTTAAGCCAATGGTCGCACAACCGCTCAAATCATTAAACCCTTTGAAACCAGCGACCGAAGAGTTAGCGGCAAAGCACACTGACACACCAGCGCCAACAATAGCTATCACGGCGCCGCCTCCAACGTCAAcgtcaacagcaacagcaacaaatgtcACCACCGAGGGCGATCCATGTGAGCACATGACTCCGCATTTGGTGGACACCACCGAGGTAGCCGGTCAAATTTTGCAG ATCTCAAGCGGACTCTTCCATTTTGCCTTGATCTCGTCTACTTGCACCCTGTACACTTGGGGCAAAAATTTGGAGCACCAACTGGGTACTGGCGATAAGGAGCGACGTGCCGTCAGCAAACCCTCACCCGTCGATTGTGTCGACCGTCCCATGTATGTGGATTGTGGCGCAGATTTCACGCTCGTCATGACCACAGAGTTTATGGTCAAAGCGTTTGGTGGCAACTCGAATGGACAG TGCGGTCGCGATCTCGGACCTTCCATCGACAAGATGAAACAACGTGTGGTCTGTTTGCCCACCACCAAGCGACTTATGCGCTTTGAAAGTCAGTGTGTTGATGTGCCGGTGGAAATCAATTTGCCACGCCCACGCATACGTTTGGAATCCGAACCAGTGCGCTATTTGAAGAGCATACCAAAATACCAACCACAATTCATGCTAGAGGCCGGCATAAATTTCGACAATGCGCTTAACTTTGAACGTCCCTCACCGTCGAATCAGTACAAGTCGACAACGCAAGCGGACAGTAGCGAAAATGTGGTCACCGGCCAAGACTCAGACGATATGATCTCAAGTTTAGAGAATTTAAGTAACAATGAAGCGAACGATGGTTGTTCGCTGAACTTCTCATTGCTGCCCTCCTCAGGTGCAGCGGGCGCGCTACCACTTGCCGCGGCTACTGCGGATGATGCGCAACACAGCGCTGCTGTGGATGATTTAACACCCGATGAGCAGAGTTACGCGCGCCTGCCCGTCACCGAAAATTCCGATGCCAGCGGTGTTTGTGTGGCCGGTCAGCAGAGTGCCGAGCAATGTCCGCTGGTTGCAACGGCAAAGCACGATGCGAACGACGACGCACAGACACCAACACAAGCGGCCGGCTCACAGAGTACGCTCACTTCGAATGCGCCCGTGGAGGCTGAGGAGACTGTAGAGGATGATGTGAATCTGCAACAGTTGCGACAGTACATACACTATTGCCTCTATGTATTTCACGGTCTCTACAACCCAGACAGGGTGTGCGACTTCTCTAAGGAACGTCTGGAGTATCGTATACGCACGCTTATGTTGAATTTCAAATTCGTCGATGCTTTCGTATTGTGTTTGCAGAATTGCAATAGTTCCGGCAAGGCGATGAAAATCTTCGCTTACTTCTCCAAAGACACCGGCTCCGTGCCGCTGCGTCGCCAGGACGTGAAATACTTAATTTACTATTTGTTGAAACACTTCATGGCGCAGAAGTTCGACATGCTCGAGTGTGAGCGTTTCTTTTTGGGCGATCTCGATTATTATTTGCTTGAGTTGTCGTATGTACTgttcttcaacaacaacaacaccatgcTGGAGCGTAACTTAAATGAGAAATTCAAGAGCTACTTTGCGCAGGAGGAGTCGCAactaaatcaaaatcaaaacgaCGATGAGCAGGTGCAACACAAGCTGGACGACACGGATGTGATATTCGATAGCCTAAGTGTTAAGTTCAAAACAATAGTTTGCCAGAGGCTGATGCAGCACTGCAACAATTAG